The Cyclobacteriaceae bacterium genome includes a region encoding these proteins:
- a CDS encoding PA0069 family radical SAM protein, giving the protein MEDSYFKGRGAQIKTENKFLKAQYVTEHVEGLDEPLLETPATQIFIENPKKIINKVDSPDLGMGYSMNPYQGCEHGCIYCYARNTHEYYGFSAGLDFESKIIIKQNAAQVLEQQLLSKNWQPAPIMLSGNTDCYQPQERKFELTRKILQVMAKYRHPVSLITKNSLITRDIDILQDLASDNLVHVAISITTLNEDLRRAMEPRTASAIKRLKTIEALTNAKIPVVIMTAPIIPGLNHHEIPMLIKAAAEHGALSAGMTVVRLNGSIGKIFEDWLRKNFPDRFDKVWNQICSLHGGSVNDSNFGRRMAGEGNIADVIHQLFRSSKKKYLSGRVIPPYDLTKFRKGGNLSLF; this is encoded by the coding sequence GTGGAGGATTCATACTTCAAAGGTCGGGGAGCACAGATCAAAACAGAAAACAAATTTCTGAAAGCCCAATATGTTACTGAACATGTGGAGGGTCTTGACGAACCATTGCTTGAAACACCTGCCACTCAGATCTTCATTGAAAATCCGAAAAAGATAATTAATAAGGTCGACAGTCCTGATCTTGGAATGGGATACTCTATGAATCCTTATCAAGGTTGTGAGCACGGATGCATTTATTGTTATGCAAGAAATACACATGAATACTACGGCTTTAGTGCAGGTCTTGATTTTGAAAGCAAGATCATCATTAAGCAAAATGCAGCTCAGGTTCTCGAGCAGCAACTACTTTCAAAAAACTGGCAGCCCGCTCCTATCATGTTATCAGGCAACACCGATTGCTATCAGCCACAGGAACGTAAGTTTGAACTAACACGCAAGATCCTGCAAGTAATGGCAAAGTATCGCCATCCAGTAAGTCTCATCACAAAGAACAGTCTCATCACACGCGATATTGATATCCTTCAGGATCTGGCATCCGATAATCTGGTTCACGTTGCCATTTCAATTACCACACTTAATGAAGATCTGCGTCGTGCAATGGAGCCGCGAACTGCAAGCGCAATAAAGCGACTTAAAACAATTGAAGCTTTGACAAACGCAAAGATTCCTGTCGTTATAATGACGGCACCAATCATTCCAGGATTAAATCATCATGAAATTCCAATGCTTATTAAAGCTGCCGCTGAACATGGAGCACTTTCCGCGGGAATGACTGTTGTCAGATTGAATGGATCTATTGGAAAAATCTTTGAAGACTGGCTTCGTAAAAATTTTCCCGATCGGTTTGATAAAGTTTGGAATCAGATCTGTTCGTTACATGGTGGAAGTGTCAATGATTCGAACTTTGGAAGAAGGATGGCTGGTGAGGGAAATATTGCTGATGTTATTCATCAATTGTTTCGGTCTTCAAAAAAGAAATATCTCTCAGGTCGCGTAATTCCTCCTTACGATTTGACAAAATTCAGAAAAGGCGGCAATCTCAGCCTGTTTTGA
- the radA gene encoding DNA repair protein RadA, whose translation MSKSKSQFFCQSCGYEASKWLGKCPSCGTWNSFVEEIVTKGSEKNDWRQDTTRSKVNQPKNLDEIQTSTENRIISHNQELDRVLGGGIVPGSLVLIGGEPGIGKSTLMLQIGLLLKSLKVLYVSGEESEQQLKMRAQRLGIANGAKNFFTLTETNTKNIFLAIESLLPQLVIIDSIQTLFSPLLESTPGSIGQVRQTAGELMKFAKETNTPVFLVGHITKDGSLAGPKVLEHMVDTVLQFEGDQHLAYRILRTTKNRFGSTAEIGIYEMLGTGLREVSNPSEILISQKDGPHTGATIAATLEGNRPLLIEVQSLVSPASYGTPQRTPTGFDQKRLNMLLAVLEKRCGFRMGTQDVFLNMAGGIRVEDPAIDLAICISIISSMEEVSISDKICFAGEIGLGGELRAVNRIDQRISEAEKLGFEEIYVSKFNQKTSLTRSKIKIHSVGKLTEVFQALFG comes from the coding sequence GTGTCCAAATCCAAATCACAATTTTTCTGTCAAAGCTGTGGGTATGAAGCCTCCAAATGGCTTGGTAAATGCCCTTCGTGTGGAACATGGAATTCTTTCGTTGAAGAAATCGTAACAAAAGGCTCTGAAAAAAATGATTGGCGACAGGACACCACTCGTTCTAAAGTTAATCAGCCCAAAAACCTGGATGAAATTCAGACGAGTACGGAAAACCGGATCATTTCTCACAACCAGGAACTCGATCGTGTGCTGGGAGGAGGCATTGTTCCTGGTTCTTTGGTATTGATCGGAGGAGAGCCCGGCATCGGCAAGTCAACCTTAATGCTTCAAATTGGCCTCTTATTGAAAAGTTTGAAAGTGCTTTACGTTTCTGGTGAAGAAAGTGAGCAGCAACTTAAGATGAGAGCCCAGCGTCTTGGCATTGCCAATGGTGCAAAAAATTTCTTTACGCTGACTGAAACAAATACAAAGAATATATTTCTCGCAATTGAGTCGTTATTGCCTCAGCTTGTCATCATTGATTCCATTCAAACTTTATTCTCTCCTTTATTAGAGAGTACACCCGGAAGCATTGGCCAGGTTAGACAAACTGCTGGTGAGCTCATGAAGTTTGCAAAAGAAACAAACACTCCTGTCTTTCTGGTCGGTCATATCACGAAGGACGGTTCGCTCGCCGGACCAAAAGTTCTAGAACACATGGTTGATACGGTTCTTCAGTTTGAAGGAGATCAGCATCTGGCGTATCGTATTCTGCGCACAACAAAAAATCGTTTTGGTTCTACAGCAGAAATTGGAATCTATGAAATGCTTGGAACCGGATTGAGAGAAGTCAGTAATCCATCTGAAATTCTAATCTCACAAAAAGACGGGCCTCATACCGGTGCAACAATTGCTGCAACACTTGAAGGCAATCGTCCTCTGCTCATCGAAGTTCAATCTTTGGTAAGTCCTGCTTCATACGGAACACCACAAAGAACCCCTACCGGCTTTGATCAGAAAAGATTAAACATGTTGCTGGCAGTTCTTGAAAAAAGATGCGGATTTAGGATGGGAACCCAGGATGTCTTTCTAAACATGGCAGGAGGTATTCGTGTTGAAGATCCCGCTATTGATTTGGCAATTTGTATTTCAATTATATCATCGATGGAAGAGGTTTCCATTTCTGATAAAATCTGTTTCGCTGGCGAGATTGGATTGGGTGGCGAACTCAGGGCCGTCAATCGCATTGATCAACGCATCTCAGAAGCAGAAAAACTTGGCTTTGAAGAAATCTATGTTTCCAAATTCAATCAAAAAACATCTCTCACAAGAAGTAAGATAAAGATTCATTCCGTTGGTAAACTCACAGAAGTATTCCAGGCACTTTTCGGATAG
- a CDS encoding 1-aminocyclopropane-1-carboxylate deaminase/D-cysteine desulfhydrase, with protein sequence MNTPFTELKNSAFEEKRIRLFIKREDLNHQEISGNKLWKLRYNIEEAIRLGNNKLLTFGGAYSNHIYATASAAKEAGLESIGVVRGEETLPLNSTLSFARDKGMHLHYVSRTAYKEKTDDQFIQTLIKEFGKFYLIPEGGTNDFAIKGCAEFAKHLLADNEFDYVCLPVGTGGTIAGMIVGLDGKNEVLGVSVLKDGNFLKRKIDELIENYSDRKFTNWSLLTSYDHGGYAKTTPQLTKFISEMREQYNIPLDHVYTGKLVWAVMEEIKKGRFKKNSSILILHTGGLQGVN encoded by the coding sequence ATCAACACCCCTTTCACGGAGCTTAAAAACAGTGCTTTTGAGGAAAAGCGAATCAGGCTTTTTATTAAAAGAGAAGATCTGAATCATCAGGAGATTTCGGGAAATAAGCTTTGGAAGCTGAGATACAATATTGAAGAAGCGATCAGACTTGGCAACAATAAGCTGTTGACATTTGGAGGAGCATATTCAAATCATATTTATGCTACGGCGTCAGCAGCAAAGGAAGCGGGTTTAGAAAGTATTGGAGTAGTCCGTGGTGAAGAAACTCTTCCCCTAAACTCCACACTTTCATTCGCAAGAGATAAAGGGATGCATCTTCACTATGTATCAAGAACAGCATACAAGGAGAAAACAGATGACCAGTTTATCCAGACATTAATAAAAGAGTTTGGAAAATTTTATCTGATCCCAGAAGGAGGAACGAACGATTTTGCAATCAAAGGATGTGCTGAGTTTGCGAAGCATCTTTTGGCCGATAATGAATTCGATTATGTCTGTTTGCCGGTAGGTACAGGAGGAACTATTGCAGGGATGATCGTGGGGCTGGATGGTAAGAACGAGGTCCTTGGTGTATCCGTTTTAAAAGATGGAAATTTTTTAAAAAGAAAAATCGATGAACTAATAGAAAATTATTCAGACAGGAAATTTACGAACTGGTCATTGCTTACCTCATATGATCATGGTGGTTATGCAAAAACGACACCTCAACTGACAAAATTTATTTCTGAGATGAGGGAGCAATATAATATTCCACTTGACCATGTTTATACTGGCAAACTAGTCTGGGCAGTGATGGAAGAAATAAAAAAAGGAAGATTCAAAAAAAATTCTTCTATACTAATTCTCCATACGGGAGGATTGCAAGGAGTCAATTAG
- a CDS encoding efflux RND transporter periplasmic adaptor subunit, which produces MKKFIHTILIKRLIVAALCITSFSLLLSGCKQKEANMEVQEAVAEDERFVTLTKEQAQNIGIETGTIENRVLSGAISVSGMLDVPPQNMVNMTAPFGGFLRSTSLLQGMHIAKGQSIAVIENPEYIQLQQDFLDTKAQAEFLTAENQRQQELAKENVNSQKVLQKSIADLTSMKARNNGLRAKLKMLNIDPDKLDSEAIRSTIELRSPINGYVTQVNSAVGSFVSQTDVMFRIVDTDHLHTELIAFERDIPKIKIGQTIRFTLANESTERTAKVYLIGREISADRTVRIHGHIDKDDRELIPGMYLKAMIETGGQSLPTLPENAIVNHEDKNFIFIKDAGNENSFEMIEIGTGLRQNGFVEVDMPSDRSAKNVIVVLKGAYNLLSKMKNVE; this is translated from the coding sequence ATGAAAAAATTCATTCATACCATTCTTATAAAAAGACTCATTGTCGCAGCCCTCTGTATTACATCTTTTTCATTGCTTCTTTCTGGTTGCAAACAAAAGGAAGCGAACATGGAGGTACAGGAAGCTGTCGCTGAAGATGAGCGGTTTGTCACTTTAACAAAGGAGCAAGCCCAAAACATAGGCATTGAAACAGGAACTATTGAAAACCGTGTGCTAAGTGGTGCGATCAGTGTGTCGGGGATGCTTGATGTTCCTCCTCAGAATATGGTCAATATGACAGCACCTTTTGGGGGCTTTCTGAGATCTACTTCATTATTGCAAGGGATGCATATTGCGAAGGGTCAGTCAATTGCAGTGATTGAAAATCCTGAGTACATACAGCTTCAGCAGGATTTCCTGGATACTAAAGCACAGGCAGAATTTCTAACCGCAGAAAATCAGCGGCAACAGGAACTGGCAAAGGAAAATGTAAACTCTCAGAAAGTTTTACAAAAATCTATTGCCGATCTCACAAGCATGAAAGCAAGGAACAATGGCCTTCGGGCTAAATTAAAAATGCTGAACATTGATCCTGATAAGCTGGATTCAGAAGCAATCCGTTCCACCATTGAACTTCGCTCGCCTATCAATGGTTATGTTACTCAAGTGAACAGTGCTGTTGGTTCTTTTGTAAGTCAAACCGATGTGATGTTCCGGATTGTTGACACGGATCATCTTCATACAGAACTGATTGCGTTTGAGCGCGACATTCCTAAAATAAAAATTGGACAAACCATCAGATTTACACTTGCCAATGAATCAACGGAAAGGACAGCGAAAGTATATCTCATTGGACGGGAAATCAGCGCAGACAGAACAGTGCGAATTCATGGCCACATTGATAAAGATGATCGTGAACTAATTCCTGGAATGTATTTAAAAGCAATGATTGAAACAGGCGGTCAATCTTTACCCACTCTGCCGGAAAATGCGATTGTGAATCATGAAGACAAAAATTTCATTTTTATTAAAGACGCTGGCAATGAAAATAGTTTTGAAATGATTGAAATTGGAACCGGACTCAGGCAAAATGGTTTTGTAGAGGTTGACATGCCTTCCGACAGGTCTGCAAAAAATGTAATCGTTGTATTGAAGGGAGCCTATAATCTTTTATCTAAAATGAAGAATGTTGAATAG
- a CDS encoding CusA/CzcA family heavy metal efflux RND transporter → MLDRIIHFSIKNKLVIVLFTMGLIAWGTYSATQLPIDAVPDITNNQVQVITVAPSQSALDIERLVTFPVEQSIATIPDIEEVRSFSRFGLSVVTIVFKEEVDVYWARQQVSERIAEIQNQIPKGIGSPKLAPITTGLGEIYQYVIHALPGYEKKYSVTDLRSIQDWIIRRQLLGTEGVADVSSFGGYLKQYEIALNTDKLRSFNLSVSDIFSALERNNQNTGGSYIDKKPNAYFIRSEGLVTSLQDLESIVLKSTSNGIPILLRDVATVQFGHAIRYGAMTYNGEGEVTGAIVMMLKGENSSNVIRNVKERIEMIRKNLPEGVTIDPFLDRTKLVNKAITTVSRNLAEGALIVIFVLVLLLGNLRAGLIVASVIPLAMLFAISMMNVFGVSGNLMSLGAIDFGLIVDGAVIIVEATMHHLGLRMLQGRSSQQEMDEEVYLSASKIRKSAAFGELIILIVYLPILALVGVEGKMFRPMAQTVSFAILGAFILSITYIPMMSALFLSKNPEHKESISQKLMNFLHGLYDPLIRLSIKYRSVVFSVSGALFIFSLWVFSSLGAEFIPTLDEGDFAVETRVLAGSSLSETVDATIKASKVLLKKFPDEVEQIVGKIGSSEIPIDPMPLEAADLIVVLKDKSSWKKASSRDELADQMTEALEVVPGVTFGFQQPIQMRFNELMTGARQDVVVKIYGEDLDQLSGYANRVAKIIPTIEGAKDLYVEKITGLPQIVVSINRERLAQFGIDVETINQTINIAFAGQSAGLVFENEKRFDLVVRMELANRKSIEDISSLFITSGSGKQVPLSQLADIQLKMSANQIQRDDAKRRIIIGFNVRGRDVESIVNELQLKIDQQIKFAPGYFPTFGGTFKNLQEARGRLYVAVPVALLLIFVLLYFTFHSVKQSLLIYTAIPLSAIGGIFTLWLRDMPFSISAAVGFIALFGVSVLNGIVLIAEFNHIRQEGETDLISIILKGTATRLRPVIMTACVASLGFLPMAFSHGDGAEVQRPLATVVMGGLITATVLTLIVLPCLYYAIEKFQLKKMKTQSFALLIAGLLLIPALSNAQQKTISREEAISIALKNNDAIKSAALEVEVQKQLKRTSTEIPKTNAMLMYGQYNSNNQDNNLTITQSIPFPTLFISQAKLGEAKVQSSVYRKALSENEIVLQVKQTYLTLQFLISQQKLFLRQDSIYSDLVKITGLQFKTGEGTLLQKTSAEARYDEIQNLIRQNEADLKVYYHQLNILLNSSDNILIAEETLSPFTTTLEDDSSQVSQNPQLAYQQSLSLIAQQEKKVEINKALPDLTIGYFNQSLIGYQQFTDGSNPFFDSNKRFTGITAGVSIPLWFLPHHARIKSAAIRSEAAHYQAQYFRKQLSGQWQKTIQEFYKNRNNLDYYTRSALPNAKLILRQSQLAYKTGEIGQAEYRLNLQQALGIEEGYLQSIVQYNQSIITLEFLSGRSSKD, encoded by the coding sequence ATGCTGGATCGCATTATTCATTTCTCTATAAAAAATAAGCTGGTCATTGTTTTGTTCACAATGGGCTTGATTGCCTGGGGAACTTACTCAGCTACTCAATTACCCATTGATGCTGTACCTGACATTACTAATAATCAGGTGCAGGTCATAACAGTGGCTCCTTCACAATCTGCTCTTGACATTGAGAGGTTGGTAACTTTTCCTGTAGAGCAAAGCATTGCAACTATTCCGGATATCGAAGAGGTCCGATCATTTTCCCGCTTCGGTCTCTCTGTAGTAACGATTGTATTTAAAGAAGAGGTGGATGTTTACTGGGCTCGTCAACAGGTGAGTGAGCGAATTGCTGAAATTCAGAATCAAATTCCAAAGGGAATCGGCTCCCCTAAGCTTGCTCCCATAACTACAGGACTGGGTGAGATCTATCAATATGTTATTCACGCATTGCCTGGTTATGAAAAGAAATATTCTGTAACAGATTTGCGCTCCATTCAGGATTGGATCATTCGCCGACAACTCCTGGGAACAGAAGGTGTAGCCGATGTAAGCAGTTTTGGTGGATATCTGAAGCAGTATGAAATAGCTTTGAATACAGATAAGCTTAGAAGTTTTAATCTCAGTGTGAGCGATATTTTTTCAGCGCTTGAAAGAAATAATCAGAACACGGGAGGTTCATACATTGATAAAAAACCTAATGCCTATTTTATACGATCCGAAGGTTTGGTTACCAGTCTTCAGGATCTGGAGTCAATCGTCCTCAAAAGTACTTCTAACGGCATACCTATACTTCTTCGCGATGTAGCAACCGTGCAATTCGGTCATGCTATACGATATGGTGCGATGACTTACAATGGAGAAGGTGAAGTAACCGGTGCGATTGTTATGATGCTGAAAGGTGAAAATTCTTCCAACGTAATCCGGAATGTTAAAGAACGCATTGAAATGATCCGCAAGAATTTACCAGAGGGTGTAACCATTGATCCATTCCTTGACCGAACTAAACTTGTCAACAAAGCCATTACAACAGTTTCCAGAAATCTCGCTGAAGGTGCGTTGATTGTAATTTTTGTTCTGGTTCTTTTACTGGGAAATCTGAGAGCAGGATTGATTGTTGCGTCTGTTATTCCTCTCGCTATGCTCTTTGCAATATCGATGATGAATGTCTTCGGCGTCTCAGGTAATCTGATGAGTCTAGGTGCTATTGACTTTGGTTTAATCGTAGATGGAGCCGTTATCATTGTGGAGGCAACGATGCATCATTTGGGCTTACGAATGTTGCAAGGAAGATCTTCTCAGCAGGAAATGGATGAAGAAGTTTACTTGTCAGCAAGTAAGATCCGAAAGAGTGCTGCATTTGGTGAATTAATTATTCTGATAGTTTATCTGCCAATTCTGGCTTTGGTAGGTGTGGAAGGAAAAATGTTCCGGCCCATGGCACAAACAGTATCCTTTGCTATTCTGGGTGCTTTTATCTTATCGATAACATACATCCCTATGATGAGTGCTTTATTTCTCAGCAAAAATCCTGAGCACAAAGAATCCATCTCACAAAAGCTAATGAACTTTCTTCATGGTCTTTATGATCCATTGATCCGGTTGTCCATTAAGTATCGGTCTGTTGTCTTTTCCGTTTCCGGAGCTTTGTTCATTTTCAGTCTATGGGTATTTTCTTCTCTCGGAGCTGAATTCATACCAACGTTGGATGAAGGCGACTTTGCCGTGGAAACCAGAGTCCTGGCTGGCAGTAGTCTTTCTGAAACGGTCGATGCAACTATCAAAGCAAGTAAAGTCTTGCTAAAAAAATTTCCCGATGAAGTAGAGCAGATTGTTGGAAAGATTGGATCATCTGAAATTCCTATCGACCCTATGCCTTTGGAAGCTGCTGATCTCATAGTGGTCCTTAAAGACAAAAGCAGTTGGAAAAAAGCCTCAAGCCGGGATGAGCTTGCTGACCAAATGACAGAAGCTCTTGAGGTTGTGCCGGGCGTCACTTTTGGATTTCAGCAGCCTATTCAAATGAGATTTAATGAATTAATGACGGGTGCTCGTCAGGATGTTGTTGTTAAAATTTACGGTGAGGATCTTGATCAGTTATCAGGTTATGCCAATCGCGTTGCGAAAATCATTCCAACTATTGAAGGAGCTAAGGATCTATATGTTGAAAAGATAACGGGTCTCCCCCAGATCGTTGTTTCTATCAATCGTGAACGTCTTGCTCAATTCGGTATAGACGTTGAGACAATTAATCAAACGATCAACATCGCTTTTGCCGGGCAGAGTGCCGGACTCGTATTTGAAAATGAGAAACGTTTTGATCTCGTCGTGAGGATGGAGCTGGCTAACAGAAAAAGCATTGAAGATATTTCTTCCCTCTTCATTACTTCCGGTTCTGGAAAGCAAGTGCCCCTGTCACAGCTGGCAGATATTCAACTGAAGATGAGTGCCAATCAAATCCAGCGTGATGATGCCAAGAGAAGAATCATTATTGGGTTCAATGTACGTGGGCGTGATGTAGAGAGTATTGTAAATGAGCTTCAGCTAAAAATCGATCAACAGATAAAATTTGCACCAGGATACTTCCCGACATTCGGCGGAACATTTAAAAATTTACAGGAGGCCAGAGGAAGACTTTATGTAGCAGTTCCCGTTGCTCTGTTATTGATCTTTGTTCTTCTCTATTTCACCTTTCATTCTGTTAAGCAAAGCCTTCTCATCTATACAGCTATTCCGCTCTCAGCAATTGGTGGGATTTTCACACTCTGGTTGCGTGACATGCCCTTTAGCATTTCGGCAGCAGTAGGATTCATTGCCCTGTTTGGAGTTTCAGTTCTTAATGGCATTGTCCTTATCGCTGAGTTTAATCACATCAGGCAAGAGGGAGAAACGGATCTTATTTCTATTATATTAAAAGGTACCGCTACACGACTTCGGCCAGTTATAATGACTGCATGCGTTGCGTCGCTGGGCTTTTTACCGATGGCTTTTTCTCATGGAGATGGCGCGGAAGTGCAGCGGCCATTAGCAACCGTTGTAATGGGCGGATTGATCACCGCTACTGTTCTTACTCTTATTGTACTGCCTTGTCTTTATTATGCAATAGAAAAATTTCAATTGAAGAAAATGAAAACACAATCGTTCGCTCTTCTTATTGCTGGATTGCTTCTCATTCCGGCATTGAGTAATGCCCAGCAAAAGACAATCTCACGTGAAGAGGCTATCTCCATCGCATTGAAAAATAACGATGCGATCAAGTCTGCTGCTTTGGAGGTCGAGGTTCAAAAACAATTGAAGCGAACCTCCACCGAAATTCCTAAAACAAATGCCATGCTGATGTATGGTCAATACAACAGTAATAACCAGGATAATAATCTGACCATTACTCAAAGCATCCCATTTCCAACTTTATTCATTAGTCAGGCTAAGTTGGGGGAAGCTAAAGTTCAGAGTAGCGTGTACAGGAAAGCATTATCAGAAAATGAGATCGTTCTTCAGGTGAAGCAAACATATCTGACATTACAGTTTCTGATTTCGCAGCAAAAATTATTTCTCCGACAGGACAGTATTTATTCTGATCTGGTAAAGATCACAGGATTACAATTTAAAACCGGAGAAGGAACGCTGTTGCAAAAAACTTCAGCAGAGGCACGCTATGATGAGATCCAAAACCTTATTCGTCAGAACGAAGCCGATCTAAAAGTATATTACCATCAACTGAATATCCTGTTAAATTCTTCAGACAACATTCTGATCGCTGAAGAGACTCTTTCACCTTTTACAACAACATTGGAAGATGACTCATCACAGGTTTCGCAAAATCCTCAATTGGCATATCAGCAATCTTTATCATTGATCGCTCAGCAGGAAAAGAAAGTTGAAATCAATAAGGCCCTACCTGATCTGACGATTGGCTATTTTAATCAGTCATTAATAGGTTATCAGCAATTCACTGATGGAAGCAATCCTTTCTTCGATTCAAACAAACGCTTCACGGGAATTACTGCCGGTGTATCTATTCCGCTTTGGTTTCTTCCCCATCACGCACGCATTAAATCCGCCGCGATCCGATCTGAAGCTGCACACTATCAGGCGCAATATTTCCGTAAGCAGCTTTCCGGCCAATGGCAAAAAACTATTCAGGAGTTCTATAAAAACCGAAATAATCTTGATTACTACACCCGATCAGCTTTACCCAATGCAAAGCTCATTCTACGTCAGTCTCAATTAGCTTATAAAACCGGAGAGATCGGTCAGGCAGAATATCGTCTTAATCTCCAGCAGGCACTTGGTATTGAAGAAGGTTATCTTCAATCAATTGTTCAGTACAATCAAAGTATAATCACTCTCGAGTTTTTATCAGGTCGTTCATCAAAAGATTAA